One window of Gloeothece citriformis PCC 7424 genomic DNA carries:
- a CDS encoding glycosyltransferase — translation MLNQIFLGLVILSLFIWLYLLTFRGKFWLADQRLNLDPLDLTAYPSVCAIVPARNEAEMLPTTLKSLLDQNYRGEFSIILIDDQSSDGTGKIAEAIAKTSNLSDRLTVISGEPLPGGWTGKLWAMEQGIRQAQNLSSPPKYLLLTDADIVHDQSNLQQLVIKAEQENLALVSLMVLLRCKSFWEKVLIPAFVFFFQKLYPFPWVNNQNHKMAAAAGGCILIRRDILENIGGIEILKKALIDDCSLAAAVKAYLQNQPDLKVKSIWLGLTESTYSLRPYPSLKSIWDLVARTAFTQLNYSPGLLLGTIIAMSIIYLVPPISLIVGFLIGNWLMVGLGGIVWLLMAIAYFPTLKLYQSSFLQGLSLPAIAFLYTLMTIDSALRHWRGQGGGWKGRVYQQ, via the coding sequence ATGCTCAATCAAATCTTTTTAGGCTTAGTTATTTTATCTTTATTCATTTGGCTTTATTTATTAACGTTTCGAGGTAAATTTTGGTTGGCTGACCAACGGTTAAATCTTGACCCTCTTGACTTAACGGCTTATCCCTCGGTTTGTGCTATTGTGCCGGCCAGAAATGAGGCGGAAATGTTACCGACCACTTTAAAATCTCTGCTCGATCAAAATTATCGGGGGGAATTTTCTATTATTTTAATTGACGATCAAAGTAGTGATGGAACAGGGAAAATTGCTGAAGCAATCGCTAAAACATCTAATCTTTCTGATCGGTTAACGGTGATTTCCGGTGAACCTCTTCCTGGCGGATGGACAGGGAAACTTTGGGCAATGGAACAAGGTATTCGTCAGGCTCAAAATTTATCTTCTCCTCCTAAATATTTGTTATTAACCGATGCAGATATTGTTCATGATCAGTCGAATCTTCAACAGTTAGTAATTAAAGCAGAACAAGAGAATTTAGCTTTAGTTTCTTTAATGGTCTTATTGAGATGTAAATCTTTTTGGGAAAAGGTATTAATTCCGGCTTTTGTCTTTTTCTTTCAAAAATTATATCCTTTTCCTTGGGTCAATAATCAAAATCATAAAATGGCTGCTGCCGCCGGAGGCTGTATTTTAATTCGTCGTGATATATTAGAGAACATCGGAGGCATAGAAATCCTCAAAAAAGCGTTAATTGATGATTGTTCCCTGGCTGCTGCTGTTAAAGCTTATCTTCAAAATCAACCCGATTTAAAGGTAAAATCGATTTGGTTAGGGTTAACAGAATCTACCTATAGTTTACGTCCTTATCCTTCTCTTAAAAGTATCTGGGATTTAGTCGCCCGTACAGCCTTTACTCAATTAAATTATTCCCCTGGGTTATTATTGGGGACGATAATAGCGATGAGTATCATTTATTTAGTTCCTCCTATTAGTTTAATTGTCGGATTTTTAATAGGAAATTGGCTTATGGTTGGACTAGGGGGAATTGTTTGGCTCTTAATGGCGATCGCTTATTTTCCTACCCTTAAATTGTATCAAAGTTCTTTTTTACAAGGATTGAGTTTACCCGCGATCGCTTTTTTATATACCTTAATGACGATTGATTCTGCTTTGCGTCATTGGCGAGGACAGGGAGGAGGATGGAAAGGAAGAGTTTATCAACAGTGA
- a CDS encoding FUSC family protein has protein sequence MLQKIVQIIFSPQKFSHVAIAHGIQTATAIAPPIIIGHLTGHYEDSIIPAIAAFLITIIAGGVKGVHQDKIFSMIIATVGSALVVALGTITGHFSALVILLTFAIIFLCTYIDIYGAVASASVLPIAIFWLISTNFPNTLDVAGERFILLLLAGGWAVMLVFMGWLTDPYQPVRQAVLTCYEALSVFLKTIIDSIETEQKEQDKLWNIETSQAQYDVGQSTIYARNLWKTVYDSRLGKTRKEQQLLFLIHTVTEIDYTLIALSHWVVTHAGNPLFPEIVAELKPLLQDLKSLMDRFPQLFLAQRRNNDGALYEQMITELRTLKKRIATVKTDGHPPDFILALKTILNELFNELCTAIKALNYSLSKLTPVKISSLIKEIPTLKSKSFFDTWKDNFTGQSIHFTNSLRLASFTTLGMAITEISDLPRGYWIALTILLVLKPDYGMTKLLIAQRVGGTILGAILAYGLTVFLGNIWFIILVVIVTAGLAGAVKAINYGLYVFALTLMLMIMFDLLKSGNFEILQLRVLHTIIGGGLAAFAYIVWPIWQQKYLPQRLKQMFEDTLAYFHGVLSAYQGYSPSRNVLLTTHRLAELANANALAATQQLLNEPEKVRGDVHTVMIMVMHCNTLEHEVSSLWNYMATLPTIPKISGIDLLIEQVDTAFHSMINRLVLKESVSPVPDFDHTLDVIRDNLESLSSSPSNNDRVEEAYPLAQANLLVNQLHHLTHEVERLYKIVTKYPIY, from the coding sequence ATGTTGCAAAAAATAGTACAAATTATCTTTAGTCCCCAAAAATTTAGCCATGTAGCCATTGCTCATGGAATTCAAACCGCCACAGCGATCGCTCCACCCATAATCATTGGACACCTCACCGGACACTACGAAGACAGTATCATTCCAGCCATAGCGGCCTTTTTGATTACGATCATAGCGGGGGGAGTTAAAGGCGTACATCAGGATAAAATTTTCTCAATGATCATTGCCACCGTTGGCTCGGCTTTGGTAGTTGCTCTAGGAACAATAACAGGTCATTTTTCTGCGCTAGTTATTCTATTAACCTTTGCTATTATTTTCCTTTGTACTTATATTGATATTTATGGGGCAGTAGCATCCGCATCGGTCTTACCCATCGCTATTTTTTGGCTCATTTCTACTAACTTTCCTAATACTTTAGACGTTGCGGGAGAGCGTTTTATTCTGCTGCTTTTAGCGGGAGGATGGGCAGTAATGTTGGTGTTTATGGGATGGCTAACTGATCCCTATCAACCCGTTAGACAAGCCGTTCTCACCTGTTATGAAGCTTTAAGTGTTTTTTTAAAAACTATTATTGACTCGATCGAGACAGAACAAAAGGAGCAGGATAAACTTTGGAATATTGAAACGTCTCAAGCTCAGTACGACGTAGGTCAATCGACGATTTATGCTCGTAATCTCTGGAAAACCGTCTATGATAGTCGATTGGGAAAGACAAGAAAGGAACAGCAATTACTGTTTTTAATTCATACCGTCACAGAAATTGATTATACATTAATTGCTCTAAGTCATTGGGTCGTTACTCATGCCGGAAATCCTCTATTTCCTGAAATTGTTGCGGAGTTGAAACCGTTACTACAAGATCTAAAAAGTTTGATGGATAGATTTCCTCAACTTTTTCTGGCTCAACGGAGGAATAATGATGGTGCTTTATATGAACAAATGATAACGGAGTTGCGGACTCTTAAAAAGCGGATCGCTACGGTAAAAACTGATGGTCATCCCCCCGATTTTATTCTGGCTCTGAAAACTATATTAAATGAATTATTCAATGAACTTTGCACCGCTATTAAAGCCTTAAATTATTCTCTCTCAAAATTGACTCCAGTCAAAATTTCCTCGTTAATCAAAGAAATTCCCACCTTAAAATCGAAGTCCTTTTTCGATACCTGGAAAGATAATTTTACCGGACAATCAATTCACTTTACCAATAGTCTGCGCTTGGCAAGCTTCACAACTTTGGGGATGGCAATAACAGAGATTTCAGATTTACCTCGTGGATATTGGATAGCCTTGACGATTTTACTCGTACTTAAACCAGATTATGGCATGACAAAACTCTTAATTGCTCAACGGGTAGGAGGCACAATTTTAGGGGCAATACTAGCTTATGGGTTGACCGTATTTTTAGGGAATATTTGGTTTATTATCCTCGTGGTTATTGTGACAGCCGGTTTAGCAGGAGCAGTAAAAGCGATTAATTATGGTCTTTATGTATTTGCTCTGACTTTAATGCTGATGATCATGTTTGACTTACTAAAAAGTGGAAATTTTGAGATTCTACAATTGAGGGTATTGCACACTATAATTGGAGGCGGATTAGCTGCATTTGCTTACATTGTTTGGCCGATTTGGCAACAAAAATATCTCCCCCAACGACTTAAACAAATGTTTGAGGATACATTAGCTTATTTTCATGGGGTTTTATCGGCTTATCAAGGATACTCCCCAAGTCGAAATGTATTATTAACTACTCATCGTCTAGCAGAATTAGCCAATGCCAATGCTTTGGCCGCTACCCAACAGTTACTTAACGAACCCGAAAAAGTGAGGGGAGATGTACACACAGTGATGATCATGGTGATGCACTGCAATACTCTTGAGCATGAAGTGAGTTCTTTATGGAATTATATGGCTACCTTACCAACCATTCCCAAGATTTCTGGAATTGATTTGTTAATAGAACAAGTGGATACAGCTTTTCATAGTATGATTAATCGACTTGTATTGAAAGAGTCTGTTTCTCCTGTACCCGATTTTGATCATACCCTTGATGTCATTAGGGATAATTTAGAATCTTTAAGTTCATCTCCGTCCAATAACGATCGCGTTGAAGAAGCATACCCCTTGGCTCAAGCTAATCTACTTGTTAATCAATTACATCATCTGACTCATGAAGTAGAAAGACTGTATAAAATAGTTACAAAATATCCCATTTATTGA
- a CDS encoding DJ-1/PfpI family protein, giving the protein MSGKKILMLVGDFVEDYEVMVPFQALQMVGHTVDAVCPDKKAGEKVRTAVHDFEGDQTYSEKPGHNFTLNASFDEIQPQEYDALVIPGGRAPEYLRLNTTVITIVQHFAQTHKPIAAICHGAQLLAAADVLKGKRCSAYPACSPEVRLSGADYADIAVDEAIVDGNLVTAPAWPAHPRWLAEFLKVLGTKIEHLELTSV; this is encoded by the coding sequence ATGAGCGGGAAAAAAATTCTCATGTTAGTGGGAGACTTCGTAGAAGACTATGAAGTTATGGTCCCTTTTCAAGCCTTACAAATGGTAGGGCATACAGTTGATGCAGTTTGTCCGGATAAAAAAGCCGGAGAAAAGGTACGCACGGCGGTTCATGACTTTGAAGGGGATCAAACCTATAGCGAGAAACCCGGACACAATTTTACTTTAAATGCCTCCTTTGATGAGATTCAACCTCAAGAGTATGACGCTTTAGTTATTCCTGGCGGTCGTGCCCCCGAATATCTCCGTTTAAATACTACCGTAATTACCATTGTACAACACTTTGCCCAGACCCATAAACCTATTGCGGCTATTTGTCACGGGGCGCAACTGTTGGCGGCGGCAGACGTACTCAAAGGGAAACGCTGTTCCGCTTATCCCGCTTGTAGTCCCGAAGTGCGGTTATCTGGGGCAGATTATGCAGATATTGCCGTTGATGAGGCGATCGTTGACGGAAATTTAGTGACTGCTCCCGCCTGGCCGGCTCATCCTCGTTGGTTAGCCGAATTTCTCAAGGTTTTAGGCACAAAAATTGAACATTTAGAATTAACTTCCGTATAA